Proteins found in one Salvia hispanica cultivar TCC Black 2014 unplaced genomic scaffold, UniMelb_Shisp_WGS_1.0 HiC_scaffold_169, whole genome shotgun sequence genomic segment:
- the LOC125198592 gene encoding inositol hexakisphosphate and diphosphoinositol-pentakisphosphate kinase VIP2-like isoform X1, whose amino-acid sequence MVGDAVSRSRKNVTIGVCVMEKKAFSGPMLQILERLQAFGEFDIVHFGDKVILEEPIERWPICDCLIAFYSTGYPLKKAEAYATLRRPFLVNELGDQRLLHDRRRVYEKLEMFGINVPRYALVNREFPNQELDFFSEEEDFVEVHGNRFWKPFVEKPIHGDDHSIMIYYPSSAGGGMKELFRKVGNRSSEFHPDVRRVRREGSYIYEEFMPTGGTDVKVYTVGPEYAHAEARKSPVVDGVVMRNPDGKEVRYPVLLTPMEKEMAREVCIAFRQAVCGFDLLRCEGRSYVCDVNGWSFVKNSYKYYDDAACVMRKMFLDAKAPHLSSTIPPVLPWKVNEPAQPFDGLTRQGSGIIGTFGQSEELRSVIAIVRHGDRTPKQKVKLRVTEEKLLNLMLKYNGGKPRAETKLKSAVQLQDLLDATRILVPRTRPDHGSDSEADDIEHAEKLRQVKAVLEEGGHFSGIYRKVQLKPLKWVKVAKANGEGEDERPTEALMILKYGGVLTHAGRKQAEELGRYFRNNIYPGEGTGLLRLHSTYRHDLKIYSSDEGRVQMSAAAFAKGLLDLEGQLTPILVSLVSKDSSMLDGSENASSEMVEAKARLHEIITSHNDTIESTDPPGEKPWMVDGSGVPPNASQLLPEIVKLTKKLTEQVRILAKDENEELAGKTSYDVILPYDQAKALGKTSMDVDRIAAGLPCGSEGFLLMLARWRKLARDLYNERKERFDLTQIPDVYDSSKYDLLHNAHLKLEGLYELFKVAQLLADGVIPNEYGINPKQKLKIGSKIARRLLGKILIDLRNTREEAISIAELKSNQETTELPSIAREDSADLQKSQINPEHVSKASLGSEKSVDLDDDDDKEPKYRLDPKYANVRTPERHVRTRLYFTSESHIHSMMNVLRYCNLDESLQGEPSLVCDSTLERLCRTKELDYMSYIVFRLFENTELALEDPKRFRVEMTFSRGADLSPLEQANERDSSSWHQEHTLAINGPERLQEVESYLTFERMEKMIRPFAMPAEDFPPPMIPQGFSGYFSKSAAVLERLVNLLSFNRHSSHANGK is encoded by the exons ATGGTGGGCGATGCTGTTTCTCGCTCTCGCAAGAATGTTACAATAGGAGTCTGTGTTATGGAAAAGAAG GCCTTTTCTGGGCCGATGCTGCAGATTTTGGAGAGGCTGCAAGCATTTGGAGAATTTGAT ATTGTACATTTTGGGGACAAGGTAATCCTCGAAGAGCCTATTGAAAG ATGGCCTATATGTGACTGCTTGATTGCCTTCTATTCTACTGGCTATCCTCTGAAGAAGGCTGAAGCATATGCTACTCTAAGAAG GCCTTTTCTTGTAAACGAATTGGGAGATCAACGTCTTCTTCATGATCGAAGGAGAGTGTATGAG AAACTTGAAATGTTTGGCATTAATGTTCCAAGATATGCCCTAGTGAACAGAGAGTTTCCCAATCAAGAGCTGGACTTTTTTTCCGAGGAGGAGGATTTTGTTGAAGTCCACGGCAATCGGTTCTGGAAGCCTTTTGTGGAAAAACCGATTCATG GTGATGATCACAGTATAATGATATATTATCCTAGTTCAGCTGGTGGGGGAATGAAAGAATTGTTTAGAAAG GTTGGTAATCGGTCAAGTGAATTTCATCCAGATGTGAGAAGAGTGAGACGCGAAGGTTCTTATATATACGAGGAATTTATGCCCACTGGAGGCACAGATGTAAAG GTGTACACAGTTGGTCCCGAATATGCTCATGCAGAGGCAAGGAAATCGCCAGTAGTTGATGGTGTAGTTATGCGAAACCCTGATGGTAAAGAA GTTAGATATCCTGTTCTGCTCACTCCTATGGAGAAAGAAATGGCTCGAGAGGTGTGCATTGCATTTAGGCAAGCT GTTTGTGGCTTCGATCTCTTGCGCTGTGAGGGGCGTTCCTATGTCTGTGATGTCAATGGATGGAGCTTCGTCAAGAACTCCTACAA ATATTATGATGACGCTGCATGTGTTATGAGGAAAATGTTTCTTGATGCTAAAGCTCCACATCTTTCATCAACAATACCTCCAGTTCTACCTTGGAAGGTTAATGAACCTGCTCAGCCCTTTGATGGTTTAACACGTCAGGGAAGTGGGATAATCGGAACTTTTGGGCAGTCCGAAGAACTACGTAGCGTGATTGCCATTGTTCGTCA TGGTGACAGAACTCCAAAACAGAAAGTGAAGCTGCGAGTTACTGAGGAAAAACTATTGAATTTGATGTTGAAGTATAACGGGGGAAAGCCAAGGGCAGAG ACAAAGCTCAAAAGTGCTGTTCAACTGCAAGATCTTTTGGATGCGACACGAATTCTAGTTCCTCGTACGAG ACCTGATCACGGGAGTGACAGTGAAGCTGACGATATCGAGCATGCTGAAAAGCTTCGGCAAGTGAAAGCTGTGCTTGAGGAG GGCGGGCATTTCTCTGGCATTTATCGGAAAGTCCAACTCAAGCCTTTAAAATGGGTCAAAGTGGCAAAAGCGAATGGCGAAGGGGAAGACGAACGGCCTACTGAGGCCCTGATGATTCTTAAATACGGCGGTGTCCTCACACATGCTGGCAGAAAACAGGCTGAAGAGCTAGGAAGGTATTTCCGGAACAATATATATCCTGGTGAAGGTACGGGCCTGCTTCGTCTCCATAGTACATACCGCCATGACTTAAAGATATACAGCTCAGATGAAGGCCGTGTGCAG ATGTCTGCAGCTGCTTTCGCTAAAGGTCTTCTAGATTTGGAAGGGCAATTGACACCGATTTTG GTTTCGCTTGTCAGTAAGGACTCTTCTATGCTGGATGGGTCGGAGAACGCCAGTTCCGAGATGGTAGAAGCTAAG GCCAGGCTACACGAGATCATAACTTCCCATAACGATACGATTGAGAGCACTGATCCGCCGGGAGAAAAGCCTTGGATGGTAGATGGTAGTGGAGTTCCTCCGAACGCATCCCAACTTCTTCCCGAAATT GTGAAGTTAACGAAGAAGCTCACGGAGCAAGTGAGAATTCTAGCCAAGGATGAGAACGAGGAGCTCGCGGGGAAGACCTCTTACGATGTGATTCTGCCATACGATCAAGCGAAGGCCCTTGGCAAGACAAGTATGGATGTTGATCGGATTGCTGCTGGCTTACCTTGTGGCAGTGAGGGATTTCTTCTCATGCTCGCTCGTTGGAGAAAACTTGCGAGGGATTTGTATAACGAGCGCAAAGA GCGGTTTGACCTCACACAAATACCCGATGTTTATGACTCAAGCAA ATATGATCTCTTGCACAACGCGCATCTAAAACTAGAAGGCCTATACGAACTTTTCAAAGTGGCACAG TTACTTGCAGATGGTGTTATTCCGAACGAGTATGGAATCAACCCGAAACAGAAGTTGAAAATCGGATCCAAG aTTGCTCGTCGTTTGTTGGGGAAGATCTTGATCGATCTTAGAAACACACGCGAAGAAGCAATCAGCATCGCTGAATTGAAGAGTAACCAAGAGACTACAGAACTCCCTAGCATTGCAAGAGAAGATTCTGCAGATCTTCAAAAATCTCAGATTAATCCTGAACATGTGTCTAAGGCTAGTCTCGGCAGTGAGAAATCCGTGGATCTAGATGATGACGACGACAAAGAACCCAAGTACCGATTGGACCCAAA GTATGCAAACGTAAGAACCCCGGAGCGACATGTGAGGACGCGGCTATATTTTACATCG GAATCTCATATCCACTCCATGATGAATGTTCTCCGTTACTGCAACTTGGACGAGTCCCTCCAAGGAGAGCCAAGCCTCGTGTGTGATAGCACCTTGGAGCGCTTGTGTCGGACAAAGGAGCTTGACTACATGAGTTACATTGTGTTCAGGTTATTCGAGAACACAGAG TTGGCATTAGAAGATCCAAAGAGATTCCGCGTAGAAATGACCTTTAGCCGAGGTGCAGATTTGTCCCCGTTGGAG CAGGCAAATGAGAGAGACTCGTCTTCATGGCATCAAGAGCACACTTTGGCCATAAACGGCCCTGAGCGGCTTCAAGAAGTCGAATCATACTTGACATTCGAGAGGATGGAGAAGATGATCCGGCCCTTTGCAATGCCAGCAGAGGACTTCCCTCCTCCCATGATTCCTCAAGGATTCTCCGGCTACTTCTCCAAGAGCGCGGCCGTTCTGGAGCGCCTCGTCAATCTCTTGTCTTTCAACCGGCACTCATCACACGCCAACGGGAAGTAG
- the LOC125198592 gene encoding inositol hexakisphosphate and diphosphoinositol-pentakisphosphate kinase VIP2-like isoform X2, giving the protein MVGDAVSRSRKNVTIGVCVMEKKAFSGPMLQILERLQAFGEFDIVHFGDKVILEEPIERWPICDCLIAFYSTGYPLKKAEAYATLRRPFLVNELGDQRLLHDRRRVYEKLEMFGINVPRYALVNREFPNQELDFFSEEEDFVEVHGNRFWKPFVEKPIHGDDHSIMIYYPSSAGGGMKELFRKVGNRSSEFHPDVRRVRREGSYIYEEFMPTGGTDVKVYTVGPEYAHAEARKSPVVDGVVMRNPDGKEVRYPVLLTPMEKEMAREVCIAFRQAVCGFDLLRCEGRSYVCDVNGWSFVKNSYKYYDDAACVMRKMFLDAKAPHLSSTIPPVLPWKVNEPAQPFDGLTRQGSGIIGTFGQSEELRSVIAIVRHGDRTPKQKVKLRVTEEKLLNLMLKYNGGKPRAETKLKSAVQLQDLLDATRILVPRTRPDHGSDSEADDIEHAEKLRQVKAVLEEGGHFSGIYRKVQLKPLKWVKVAKANGEGEDERPTEALMILKYGGVLTHAGRKQAEELGRYFRNNIYPGEGTGLLRLHSTYRHDLKIYSSDEGRVQMSAAAFAKGLLDLEGQLTPILVSLVSKDSSMLDGSENASSEMVEAKARLHEIITSHNDTIESTDPPGEKPWMVDGSGVPPNASQLLPEIVKLTKKLTEQVRILAKDENEELAGKTSYDVILPYDQAKALGKTSMDVDRIAAGLPCGSEGFLLMLARWRKLARDLYNERKERFDLTQIPDVYDSSKYDLLHNAHLKLEGLYELFKVAQLLADGVIPNEYGINPKQKLKIGSKIARRLLGKILIDLRNTREEAISIAELKSNQETTELPSIAREDSADLQKSQINPEHVSKASLGSEKSVDLDDDDDKEPKYRLDPKYANVRTPERHVRTRLYFTSESHIHSMMNVLRYCNLDESLQGEPSLVCDSTLERLCRTKELDYMSYIVFRLFENTELALEDPKRFRVEMTFSRGADLSPLEANERDSSSWHQEHTLAINGPERLQEVESYLTFERMEKMIRPFAMPAEDFPPPMIPQGFSGYFSKSAAVLERLVNLLSFNRHSSHANGK; this is encoded by the exons ATGGTGGGCGATGCTGTTTCTCGCTCTCGCAAGAATGTTACAATAGGAGTCTGTGTTATGGAAAAGAAG GCCTTTTCTGGGCCGATGCTGCAGATTTTGGAGAGGCTGCAAGCATTTGGAGAATTTGAT ATTGTACATTTTGGGGACAAGGTAATCCTCGAAGAGCCTATTGAAAG ATGGCCTATATGTGACTGCTTGATTGCCTTCTATTCTACTGGCTATCCTCTGAAGAAGGCTGAAGCATATGCTACTCTAAGAAG GCCTTTTCTTGTAAACGAATTGGGAGATCAACGTCTTCTTCATGATCGAAGGAGAGTGTATGAG AAACTTGAAATGTTTGGCATTAATGTTCCAAGATATGCCCTAGTGAACAGAGAGTTTCCCAATCAAGAGCTGGACTTTTTTTCCGAGGAGGAGGATTTTGTTGAAGTCCACGGCAATCGGTTCTGGAAGCCTTTTGTGGAAAAACCGATTCATG GTGATGATCACAGTATAATGATATATTATCCTAGTTCAGCTGGTGGGGGAATGAAAGAATTGTTTAGAAAG GTTGGTAATCGGTCAAGTGAATTTCATCCAGATGTGAGAAGAGTGAGACGCGAAGGTTCTTATATATACGAGGAATTTATGCCCACTGGAGGCACAGATGTAAAG GTGTACACAGTTGGTCCCGAATATGCTCATGCAGAGGCAAGGAAATCGCCAGTAGTTGATGGTGTAGTTATGCGAAACCCTGATGGTAAAGAA GTTAGATATCCTGTTCTGCTCACTCCTATGGAGAAAGAAATGGCTCGAGAGGTGTGCATTGCATTTAGGCAAGCT GTTTGTGGCTTCGATCTCTTGCGCTGTGAGGGGCGTTCCTATGTCTGTGATGTCAATGGATGGAGCTTCGTCAAGAACTCCTACAA ATATTATGATGACGCTGCATGTGTTATGAGGAAAATGTTTCTTGATGCTAAAGCTCCACATCTTTCATCAACAATACCTCCAGTTCTACCTTGGAAGGTTAATGAACCTGCTCAGCCCTTTGATGGTTTAACACGTCAGGGAAGTGGGATAATCGGAACTTTTGGGCAGTCCGAAGAACTACGTAGCGTGATTGCCATTGTTCGTCA TGGTGACAGAACTCCAAAACAGAAAGTGAAGCTGCGAGTTACTGAGGAAAAACTATTGAATTTGATGTTGAAGTATAACGGGGGAAAGCCAAGGGCAGAG ACAAAGCTCAAAAGTGCTGTTCAACTGCAAGATCTTTTGGATGCGACACGAATTCTAGTTCCTCGTACGAG ACCTGATCACGGGAGTGACAGTGAAGCTGACGATATCGAGCATGCTGAAAAGCTTCGGCAAGTGAAAGCTGTGCTTGAGGAG GGCGGGCATTTCTCTGGCATTTATCGGAAAGTCCAACTCAAGCCTTTAAAATGGGTCAAAGTGGCAAAAGCGAATGGCGAAGGGGAAGACGAACGGCCTACTGAGGCCCTGATGATTCTTAAATACGGCGGTGTCCTCACACATGCTGGCAGAAAACAGGCTGAAGAGCTAGGAAGGTATTTCCGGAACAATATATATCCTGGTGAAGGTACGGGCCTGCTTCGTCTCCATAGTACATACCGCCATGACTTAAAGATATACAGCTCAGATGAAGGCCGTGTGCAG ATGTCTGCAGCTGCTTTCGCTAAAGGTCTTCTAGATTTGGAAGGGCAATTGACACCGATTTTG GTTTCGCTTGTCAGTAAGGACTCTTCTATGCTGGATGGGTCGGAGAACGCCAGTTCCGAGATGGTAGAAGCTAAG GCCAGGCTACACGAGATCATAACTTCCCATAACGATACGATTGAGAGCACTGATCCGCCGGGAGAAAAGCCTTGGATGGTAGATGGTAGTGGAGTTCCTCCGAACGCATCCCAACTTCTTCCCGAAATT GTGAAGTTAACGAAGAAGCTCACGGAGCAAGTGAGAATTCTAGCCAAGGATGAGAACGAGGAGCTCGCGGGGAAGACCTCTTACGATGTGATTCTGCCATACGATCAAGCGAAGGCCCTTGGCAAGACAAGTATGGATGTTGATCGGATTGCTGCTGGCTTACCTTGTGGCAGTGAGGGATTTCTTCTCATGCTCGCTCGTTGGAGAAAACTTGCGAGGGATTTGTATAACGAGCGCAAAGA GCGGTTTGACCTCACACAAATACCCGATGTTTATGACTCAAGCAA ATATGATCTCTTGCACAACGCGCATCTAAAACTAGAAGGCCTATACGAACTTTTCAAAGTGGCACAG TTACTTGCAGATGGTGTTATTCCGAACGAGTATGGAATCAACCCGAAACAGAAGTTGAAAATCGGATCCAAG aTTGCTCGTCGTTTGTTGGGGAAGATCTTGATCGATCTTAGAAACACACGCGAAGAAGCAATCAGCATCGCTGAATTGAAGAGTAACCAAGAGACTACAGAACTCCCTAGCATTGCAAGAGAAGATTCTGCAGATCTTCAAAAATCTCAGATTAATCCTGAACATGTGTCTAAGGCTAGTCTCGGCAGTGAGAAATCCGTGGATCTAGATGATGACGACGACAAAGAACCCAAGTACCGATTGGACCCAAA GTATGCAAACGTAAGAACCCCGGAGCGACATGTGAGGACGCGGCTATATTTTACATCG GAATCTCATATCCACTCCATGATGAATGTTCTCCGTTACTGCAACTTGGACGAGTCCCTCCAAGGAGAGCCAAGCCTCGTGTGTGATAGCACCTTGGAGCGCTTGTGTCGGACAAAGGAGCTTGACTACATGAGTTACATTGTGTTCAGGTTATTCGAGAACACAGAG TTGGCATTAGAAGATCCAAAGAGATTCCGCGTAGAAATGACCTTTAGCCGAGGTGCAGATTTGTCCCCGTTGGAG GCAAATGAGAGAGACTCGTCTTCATGGCATCAAGAGCACACTTTGGCCATAAACGGCCCTGAGCGGCTTCAAGAAGTCGAATCATACTTGACATTCGAGAGGATGGAGAAGATGATCCGGCCCTTTGCAATGCCAGCAGAGGACTTCCCTCCTCCCATGATTCCTCAAGGATTCTCCGGCTACTTCTCCAAGAGCGCGGCCGTTCTGGAGCGCCTCGTCAATCTCTTGTCTTTCAACCGGCACTCATCACACGCCAACGGGAAGTAG